From the genome of Solanum dulcamara chromosome 12, daSolDulc1.2, whole genome shotgun sequence:
GTGGAACCCAATGCTGATGCACCCGTGTTGGATACCCAAATAGGATCAGAGCAACATAGCTCTAAATTACCTCAAACTTGTTTCTCATAAGAACTCATCTTCGTTTTCTCATCTTCACAAAATTAATCCTAAAGTTCATGGCATAGAGCTAAGAGCTCTGTCTACCATAACGCCTCTGCCTTTGTTGAAAGGAACACAAAGCCTCCAAAAATTCAGCTTCTCCAAAATCAGGCCAATGTGAATGTGAAAAGAACAGTTCAGCATAAGCTAACTGCCAGAGTAAGAAATTGCTAAGCCTTAGCTCCCCACTAGTCCTTATAAGCAAATCAGGATATGGGAAATCAATACAGTTTGTTTGTAATTCCTGCTCTATTAGGAAACTATTAATGTCTTTAGGTTCGATAATGCCATCCTTCACTTTTTGAGCAATGGTTTGACAAGCTTGTACAACATCATGCTGTCCACTATAGTTAACTGCAACGACAACATGAAGTCGTGAATTTTCCTTAGTAGTCTTTACAGCTTTATTTATTAAGTCCTGCAATGACTTGGGGAGCTTACTGGAATCTCCAATTATAGAAATTCGAATCCCTGCTCTGTAGAAATGAAATCCAATAAAGCATATAAAGGAACTCCTTAGACTATACAAaagtcaatcataaaacctcaAATTTAAAGCTTTCAGAAGATAAAGAGGAGAGGTTATGCAAATATGTAGATTTTGGCAGGACAAATCAGAATTGGTACTAATGAAGTTGCAGTATAAACATACAGAGCCTCTTAAGTCAAAGTTACATGTTAAGCATTCATCTCGACAgtaatgtttatttttttaaaaaatggtaAAACTGTATTCATCAGCTTAAGGAAGTGTCATTCATCTTGACAGTATTTTCAGCCAATTAATGATCTTACTAAAGCAACTGCACTAATAAAAGTTAAACGTTTTCGATCAACCAGTGTTAACATGATGTGTGAACCCACACTTGAAGTATAGATGTGTGAACCCACATTTGAAGTCATAATATAATGCGATGATGATTGGGTATAGGGTTGTTCATGGTTATGGTTAAAATACCAAAccgattaaaaaaattgatatttggtttgatttggttaggtttggttttaaattttgaaaaccgatattattttggtttggttttggttttactAAAAAAACAGCAAAATTAACCAAACCGAACcgagaaaatatatatatattacaattatatatgttaaattttaattaactttACAATTTTCTCAAGTCCAACACTTAAATTTTGgtatataattttcttgtaaCCCCTCCCTCTAGTAGTTCCTCAATTGTTGAGCTTGGAgttatttttttcctataaagATTTGATCTTTGGTGTATAATGATTTAGTATTGATTAGCTAAATCACATTGTTCATGTAATAATAACTCTAGTACTGCTTAAATGAATCCATAGTAGCTTTTCTATGAATTGTTCATATACTAAGTGTTTGTTTCTATCAAGATGTGTATGCCCTCAAcaaagttattattttcaaatcgaaaaaaacaaaaaatcgaATCAAACCGACAAGAACCAAACTGtcggttatttttttttgtttggtttggtttggttttagaaattttaaaaccgattaaattgatttggttttgattttaaccaataaccgatccaaaccgaaccatgaacacccctaattGGGTGCACCTCTTTAACTGAAATTCGAAATTTAATTCTTATATCTATCttgttttttcttcctttccaaaACGGGGTTATACCTTCCTAAATGTTTAGTGATAGCACTTTTTGCGTTTTGATTGAAAAAAAATCTATgacttttcaaaattttcaagtctGTCACATTGCAAATTTCTAAATCACTGTaacttttttatataattaaaccaaatatgtatattaaaacTAGTAATAGTGGATGATCCAGCATAGTCAATGACTTCAAACAATTGATCATACTTATACATTagatctatttttttttgtaatagtaCACCCAACCTCTCGATATTCTGAAGACACCTCTAATTTAGGCCAAAGTTATTGAGTTACACTAAACCTTAAAAAGTTAGAGAGTACCTAAATCCTCTCCTATTAGAGAAAAATAAGTACATTGGTCAACTGATAAAGAATTTACCTTGCAAAATTTTCAAGTTCCTCTTTCAGTGCTCTTTCGAATAAGCCCATCAAACAATCAACTTCCACCTAAAATAAGCAACAAAAAGATCAATAACATAAATCACTAACTCAACACTTTAAAAAAAAGGGAACTCATAGAAATTTACTTACTTTAGGACGTAACCAATTATCAGAGGAAAAGGCAAACAAAGTAAGAACCCTAATTCCCCAATTTCCACACAGCTCAATAAGATTCCTAACAGCTCGAATACCGGCTTCGTAACCTAAAGCAACCGGAAACCCTCTCATTTTAGCCCACCTTCTATTCCCGTCCATTATCACCGCAACATGGTTCGGCATAAGTTCTCGCCTGAGTTGTGGAGGCAAAAGGATTTCCTCAGCTGAAGCGTCAATGGCGGCGACATCAGTACTGTCAATGTTGCTAACAGAAGCGTTTTGAGCAAAGGCAAGTGGATGAATCGACGGTAATTTGAGGGAGATTAAAGGGctagttattgattttggttggGAGCAAAATTTCGTGGTGGGCGAAAGTAAGATTTGTTGGAGCTGGAGTGAGAACGCCATTTTTGTGAAGGTAAAAAGGGCTCTTTCTCGAGAATTTTTCAGATTTAACTTTGGAGGGAGATGACTTTCAACTTTCAAAAACTTGTGTTGTTGATAATAAATCAACGGCTGTGGCAAAAGGATTGGTGTCCTTTATATTTGGTTAAGAGGTTGGTGACGTTATTTGACTCAACACCaagtttaaaaaagaaaaaaaaaagatattttaaaatttatagttttaatatatttatgtatctaTAAATTATTTAGTAAGATatgaatattaaaattaaattattatttttttgttttaatttatttgatctattttgaATCGAtgtaaaatttatgaaaatagtagaaaaaatgaattttgtaatcttaaattaaaaatatgtcaaatatatcaaaatattttttaatcttgtgattttaaacacatattttgaaaaattaaaattaaggaattgttaaaaatgaaaatagtcattctttttaaaatgtactaaaaaagaaagtaaatcaaacaaattaaaatgaaggtAGTACTACATATAGAAATGTgttatcttttttaaaattatctaaaaagaaaaatgttatgactgttataaaacaaactaacttaacaattaataagaaagaaagacaataaaagaaagagagagttgagagaatatCATTAATGGCAATTCTTCAAATCAGTGTATGCATTACAATCTGCGTAAGGCTATTTATATCCTGAAAAGTTATGAAGATAAGGGAGATAGCCATGGCAATTTGCCATTAGTGGGTCCCTTAAAGAAAGTGGAACATCCACTACTTTTCTTTCATAACACCCCCTTTGGATGTCCACATGTAATGcacctcattaaaaactttataagagacaatatatatagttatcctgaacacccatagataatgtgcctcgttaaaacattattaggaaaaaaaaaagtgaaaaaaagcctagtgaaagaaaaaagagtacacgtATCTAGTAATACGCCTTGGGTGctacctcattaaaaaccttaccaggaaaatccaataggacaaaaccttggttaaggaaaaaaaacgtacagcgcgtattttgctccccctgataaaacttcatttgatattttagagacgacgcattccaatcttataccttagcttctcaaaagttgatgttggtaatgcctttatgaataaatctgcaagattatcactcgaacgaacttattatacatcaatatcaccattcttctggtgatcatgtgtgaagaataattttggtgaaatatgtttcgttctgtctccttttatgaagtcacatttcaattgagctatgcacgcgatattgtcttcgaatataactatGAGTACTTTGACCTCATTTTTCAGGCCACATCTttgtttgatgaattgtatcattgatctcaaccaaacacattctctactttcttcatgaattgttattatttcaacatgatttgaagaagtagaaacaatagactgctttgtagatcgtcatgatatagcagttcctccgtatgtaaatagatagcctgtttgagatcgagTTTTATGTGGgtttgataaataacctgcatctacATAatcaataaggtctgcacaacctttgttagtataaaacaaactcatatcaatgaaACCTTTTAgatatcgcaaaatatgtttgataccgttctaATATTTTCGCGttgggatgaactataccttgttagcaaattaatagaaaatattatatcatgcctgattgcgttagcaagatacataagtgcaccaataatattgagatatggtacttcaggaccaagaagttcttcattctcttctagaggtcgaaatggatttttatccacttcaagtgattgAACAACCATtagagtacttaatggatgtgctttgtccatgtaaaattattttaagattttcttagtATAGACAGATTTATGGACAAAGACGTCGTTTGCTAAATGTTGAATTTGTAGACTcggacaaaattttgtctttccaacgtctttcatctcaaattctttctttaaatattCAATCGTCTTTTGGACCTTTTCAGGggttttgtaatgaccctgaaggtcatttttaaaatttttataaaatgaccattttacctctcCCTTTAGTTgtcccgagtcatttctaattagtaccgggtgttgatttttagaaaatcctatgaaaagttaaatctttggaaattttgagttttcataagctttaagtttaaaagtggtatttggggtcaatcatAGCTACAGGTCTTGGAACGGAATttcgtcgattccagcagctttgaaatgtcgaaattggcttacgagactttacggaatcagttttggagttgtaacaaagatttgaggtattgagttgagaatttgagaaattttaagccaaagtttgactttggtcaacatttttggaaaacgCGTTTGGATGAGAATTCTGACAGCACGGTTAGCTCTAGAGTGTTGATTTTAatctagaacgaccttttgtTCGGTTCTCGAGGCTTCTGAGTTCATTTTGACCCCTTCGATGGATTTTGATATTCGgatgtgggacccattttttatTGTAACTATCTCTGATGAGAATTTTAACCATGTCGTTGAGTCCGGATTGTCATTTCCAATCAGATtccatatatggtttgtgttttTCCGACTCGGGATGAGTTTGGAGCGTCGAAATCAAGTATTTCGTTAATTGTTGAAATCTGGTGGTGCGCTGGTCCACCATCGCCTCTATTAAAGCAACCATTTTCAGCATTTACTTAGAAATTAGTTTCACTTTATACCTCGATTTTCCCTTCGTTTCAAGCTCAAATTTGACGATCTAAAGGtttaaattcaagagaatttcgtgaAAAATATGTTGGTGAGATCGGAATCTCGAGGGGaggctttgtttgaggtaaaacttCGAATTTAGAAGCTGGTTGTTACGTTTCCGAGTAGAATTGTATTGATCTTTGAGGGGCTGGTTCTTGCTCGTTTTCACTTTGATTTAGGTAATTTTGGAGGCTATCTTGCATGGAATTTTGAGGAGAACATCATAGAGGTGTCAAAATCTGCTTCTGGCACGTCTTTCAAggtaagaaaataatttttagctgcagatttagtatttttggaatcaaattttgttgaattttggaagagtgtatcttggtcaatataactccattttgagtgattcttgagacTAAATTGTGGGGGTTTTCGCAAGAAACATCATGGTGTAATTTTATTGTAACagttttatttttgagaaatcaacgcgtaaagaggctgccttatttgttttctaagtttgaaaatgtgagaattgattgtttgatcatcTTGCGTTATTTTTTCAccccaaattatattataaatctgatttatgAGCTTCAGGTGActtttagaacctattttggagGTCAAATCCAAAATTCCGGATGCGGGTCCCACATTCCCGTTTTAGACCTCAAAATTAGTCTGTttccaaaattatgaaattagtgtctaaacgaccatatctacgttgtgcttctatttttaatagtgtGGCAGCGTTCTGAGATCGCTCAGAAGGGAAAGGCTCCGACACTATGATTTGGAGCTCGCGtgttcagcctacaggtaggctacagttttcctttctttagattaagttggaatgtgtgaaagcatgttgaaatacttggaatttgggttggataGCTTAAtagtatatcttaggtgttaaaaatcatgctttagacttgttatcgggtttttcgggcATTTAGAAGTATGCGTGTCCTATCGTtatttgttaatattataaGAAGAGTTGAATGAGAATATTGCTaatattgtggagtatgttggcttTAGTATAGATTGTAAACCTTCTTTAGTTATTCCGATGTCGCTCCGgcagacttagatccttgtagaatggagTAGCGGGCTAGTTCCTGgtgttggccttagctaggcgatacccttACTTTTAATAATACCCTCATCCATAACTCAGTATAACTATGACTCCGAGATGCATCGACAATACTAGACTTCGTGATCGTTTGACTTCGGCTCTAGTTCAAGTTCTAGCGGCATATTAGTTGGCACATTGGGGAGGAAATTATTAGTACTGTTGTTGTCTATTTGGAAAAGAGAATATTAGacaccatgggataaattatctgtgagcattcgGGTATTCAATCCCGTACTCCGTTATGAATTATCgcggagcatccgggtacttaTCTCCGGTCTCTGCCGACTTGTTAGTATGATGAGCATCTAGGTACCCAATCCtagcctcgatcatatcgatgtgttacggcgagcatccgggtacccagtcccgacctCGACTGCAGTGATGTATTATGGCGAGCATACGGGTACCCAATCCCAGCCTTGGCCACGTTGAacattcgggcgagcatctgggtcccagtcccgacctcgacccctaaggcacccctagttcgttgactcttagagattctgggtttggaaatgatacagtacttcggttcctaacatcgcagattcttggttctcAGCCGTGGTAGTTGTAgttattctgtgtactcggcgagcttatgggggttcgtccgtGTTTTTATTTTACTTGCGCATGAGTGTCCTAGCTGGGCTTTTGGGGGTCAGTTTGGTACAGTTTTCCCTtgtgatgcttatgttgactcctattttgGCTTATTccactttttcatattatttttaccttttttgcttagtcgacctatgatgcctactgggtaccgttgtcttggtactcatattacactctgcatctacttttgtgatgcaggaccgagcatcAGCTACCGTCACGAATAGATCGAGCTTGTTGCAATCAGTTTCGGAGtccagggtgagcacttggtgtTTTTGGATTACTTTTGTCTCCTTTAGTATGGATGAcccatctttttcttttttgagactagccagttgttgtatatatatgtccggtccactttcgggatttgtacttatcttttattttgtagcatctctatacttgtgactttcaaGTTCTGGGAGAgatctttagttatttatatcctattttggtttacttccgcttattcatttcGCTTACAtttataattcgccactcttgtttagttttcgCCCTCAAATCCATTACTTGACGTTTTGGGTTTATGGGTTGACTTACCTACttgtgggttatagtaggtgccatcatgatctgagaaatcgggtcgtggcaggtttcaatgagatttatgtcatcaacataaacgacgAGTATAACAAATTCTGATTTCgctttcttaataaaaatacactgacaaatgacattatttatataaccttcatttatcaaatactcactaaggcgattataccacaaacgccctgattatttcagatcatataatgatctttgcaatttgattgagtacatctcccgaaaCTTAGTACATatttcaggcaattttaatccttctgagattttcatgtaaatttcattatcaagtgaaccataaaggtaagttgtaactacttccattagatgtatttttatattttttttgtacagCTAAACTCATTttgttttcgcacaaaaactcatttatagccaactggttttacaccttcaggtcCAAAACCTCacatttagcaagtgagtctaattctgatttaATTGTCTTTTTTCATTCTGGACAATCACATCTATGttgacattcttcgacggatttaggctcaagagtttcactatcttgcatgaggttaagtgcaacattatatgcaaaaatattatccattgTAATTTTCGAtcaatctaaatttatctcatcatcagtagaacttattgaaagtttttcattcacttgagtctcgggttcattGATTTCTttaggaatatcaggattactcaaatcttgaccttcttcaagaggttcttttgtagtatcatctttattattttttatgcttCTCTTTTTAGGACTTTTATCcattgaacccaatggtctaccacgcttcaggcgtgtttgggatttaaaagctatgatactagtagatggtccttttggaacatcaattcggataggcaTATTCACTACaaggatatgtgacttagttatccgtttcaaatcagttaATGCATttgacatttgatttgctattttctgtaagtggatgatcttctggacttcctgctcacatgtgcgggtacatGGATAAAAATAAGAGAGTGATAAAACTTTCCACGTAATTTCTcattcgggttcctttttctctccccctaattgtGAAAAAGATGTTTCATCAAATCGGCAATATGTAAATCGAGTAGTAAATAAGTCTCCtgtcaatggttcaaggtagCTGATCTTGGGCACATTTACATGCCCAATAGCAATTAAAATCCATAAATTATTGCTAGATTGGAAAATAAATTCCTAAAGTTGAGTTCATATTGTGCATATTTCGTATTGTTGTAACTAAATAGCATATTTTGAAACTTTCAAGTCTAATTGAgtacaaatgtacaatagaAGCATGATTTGATGAAAATTGGAAATCAAGGGGAAAATGAAATCACAAGGCGACTGAAATACACTGCAACAAAGCAAATCGACATCACAGAATAAGGACCTATAGTTTTTATTCTAAAATATGGAAtgtatttgtcacgacccaaaaactgaggtcatgatggcacacatctcaaaacccaatctgatgtgtaaccctaaaaataaaattcatacaagactcccaaaggggaaagtgattccacgatttaaataaaaagaaaaaaaaacaatgaagaaattatcccaaaacctggtgtcataagtataaagagcatctaatacaaggttcgaatctgaagatacaacataagtctctgaatgatacaaaagactgaaaaataaagatagactagtgacgatccgaattctgggacctcaccactaatctgagaattacataatccgctagaatattaactgccacgtggggtaccccgattagtatctgcatcaaaaagggacacagaagtaggggtgagtacaattcacatgtactcagtaggttttagctgactgagtataaggaattaatcaaacctatgaaataaactaaggaacgcttccacctgcatatagaaaagtcccacttcggcatcggcgccgccagtttatatatatagtggcacgaataaagtataataacaactcataatcacaattaatcaaataattcaagcagcacaaatgtcaatgcaatgcaatgcaatatgatgatgcaatgatgtggtggtacggtggaatcaagactgtcgcacagcctgtcgtatacacctgccgagctgtgctaccaagcaggacccatgggggtctcgcaaaccatatacctcaatctcattatccttgccacctcctcgtggtcaatggatcacaatgcatccactaccctgccgaaaaactgcctcggtcagggaatcaagatacaaaggttaggatcacaatgcatccactaccctgccggaaaactgcctcgatcagggactcaagatacaaagtttgggatcacaatgcatccactaccctgccgaaaaactgcctcggtcagggactcaagatacaaaggtttaaaggtgtttcatttttctttctcaaaaagaatttccatatttctcaacttcccatgtttcatgatatgatgaatgaggatgaatgcatcaaaacacatatgcatggaagtaataatcaactcacatgtggtataaggttcaaagttctcaaaacttaacctacacatgatattcaccctcaataaatagtaacgggaagaacacactttcatttaaatattcacccctttctcaacaatatttcaatacccaagtatgctcaaaaaccccaactcaatctctcaggcggcatcacaagtcaaataatatactcaagcctctctcttaggcaaatcataattcacatgctctcaaagcaaataagataacaaataaggtccccacacgggctatgtaatacaaataaaccccgtcacggcaacacattaataaataagcctccaaacggacatcacaatatatataacattctcaactcatactacaaccccatcccaaagtctataacatatgaatgactaattatcccatctcaatctcaaagaaagatagccaaacctacctcaattgccgaaaccgcactcaaatacctccaccggacaagcaaatctcgaattcagcgcccggaatgacaatccactatcaaaaatgaaacatacacgtcacaaggagtccaatgacacccatattgataggtttcggaaccgggggtaaaatggtccaaaaattaactattttcaaaaagggtcaaatctgtaaatttattgaacaatcccattctattggtaataaggaactcatggttgaaaaacccataaaaatagagctcaaaatgagttggaaatcacaattttccttaaattcggattagggaagaaacaaggatttttggggtttgaaactaaaatttaagagttaaaatcgttaaaaacttaatgaaaaaggaaggttttaggtcaaaaatcacttacccaacactttgcctcgaaaatctcttctcaaatcacctcaaggagttcaacaactcaaacaaatgttgaaaaaaaatattgaaatgggaagaaaggggcattttctgcccaaaaagttactgttcacgcgtgttactgttcacgcgtgttactgttcacgcgtgttttatacaaatttacgaaaatcaccctcaaggtcattacaatatccaccactaaaaaggatgttcgtcctcgaacataagataaaataaagtacctggggtctcaaaaagttgagggtatcgagcctgcatatcagactctaactcccaagtcgccttctcagcaggccgatgctgccactgcaccttgaccgaagtgacctccttggtcctgagtctacgaagccgcctatctagaataactgtcggctcctcctcataagtcaaatccggactcaactctaccgcatcataagaaatcacatgagactcatccggtatgtacttgcgaagcatgaaaacatgaaacaccggatggacagttgacaatttagggggtaaggccaacttatacgccactccacctactctcctcaggatttcaaacgggccaacaaaccttgggctaagcttgcccttctttccgaacctcatcacacccttcatgggcgatattttaagccacacgcaatcacccaccatgaactctaagggacgaaccctcctatcagcataactcttctaacGACTCTGAgttgtcaatagtcgaccctgaatcaaacgtacccgctccacagcatccctaagtaagtcagtatccaatgcatcaaccgcaacagaattaaaccatccaatgggtgatcgacacctacgaccatacaatgcctcaaatggtgccatttgaatgctggagtgataactgtta
Proteins encoded in this window:
- the LOC129876625 gene encoding cis-prenyltransferase 4, chloroplastic isoform X1 — protein: MAFSLQLQQILLSPTTKFCSQPKSITSPLISLKLPSIHPLAFAQNASVSNIDSTDVAAIDASAEEILLPPQLRRELMPNHVAVIMDGNRRWAKMRGFPVALGYEAGIRAVRNLIELCGNWGIRVLTLFAFSSDNWLRPKVEVDCLMGLFERALKEELENFARAGIRISIIGDSSKLPKSLQDLINKAVKTTKENSRLHVVVAVNYSGQHDVVQACQTIAQKVKDGIIEPKDINSFLIEQELQTNCIDFPYPDLLIRTSGELRLSNFLLWQLAYAELFFSHSHWPDFGEAEFLEALCSFQQRQRRYGRQSS
- the LOC129876625 gene encoding cis-prenyltransferase 4, chloroplastic isoform X2 — protein: MAFSLQLQQILLSPTTKFCSQPKSITSPLISLKLPSIHPLAFAQNASVSNIDSTDVAAIDASAEEILLPPQLRRELMPNHVAVIMDGNRRWAKMRGFPVALGYEAGIRAVRNLIELCGNWGIRVLTLFAFSSDNWLRPKVEVDCLMGLFERALKEELENFARAGIRISIIGDSINYSGQHDVVQACQTIAQKVKDGIIEPKDINSFLIEQELQTNCIDFPYPDLLIRTSGELRLSNFLLWQLAYAELFFSHSHWPDFGEAEFLEALCSFQQRQRRYGRQSS